In Chamaesiphon minutus PCC 6605, a genomic segment contains:
- a CDS encoding TolC family protein, whose product MLTLIKFIHLLNTRSQSSQEILHQQTNLQTSRLPIEAEAPPLNNHQIASGFQIIWAIIVLGLGGLGRIEPTQAKSLVSDKSSQILAQTTPATPTPNINTKIQNNLNLPTTGNEVQITGNKSLTLKQAIDIAFGNNREVQAARLIVNRSQVGISEAQAAQAVQVGLTSTLQNQGSPLIIGTQSQFGSNTSTNIQGGLQATYNILSAGRNQSSVRAAEEQVNFDRLDLIRVEQLVRSQVITAYYDLQAADSSVIINQAAVIDATRSLSDAQLQEKAGIGTKFDILRAQVQLATADRDLTNAQGQQQTARKKIAQLLSVDNNTEFKAADTVREVGAWGYSLEDSVVLAYKNRPEVKQQLVRRTIGQQQQIVAAAADSAQVDLFANYTLAKSLTTSNSAQDNYSIGAQLRWNFFDGGFARAGSNRERVNQEIFENQFTTTRNQVRFEVEQAYNSLGSNQKNIATSTQPLKQAEESLKLARLRFQAGVGTQTDVIQAQTELARARGNRITAIIDYNRALSSLRVATLTGE is encoded by the coding sequence ATGCTAACTCTAATTAAATTCATTCATCTATTAAATACAAGGAGCCAATCTTCACAGGAGATTTTGCACCAACAGACAAATTTACAAACTAGTCGCCTTCCAATTGAAGCTGAAGCACCTCCACTGAATAATCACCAAATTGCGAGCGGATTTCAAATAATTTGGGCGATTATTGTGTTGGGTTTGGGCGGATTAGGCAGGATCGAACCCACTCAGGCAAAATCTCTGGTAAGCGATAAATCGTCACAGATTCTCGCCCAAACTACTCCTGCGACCCCAACACCTAACATTAATACCAAGATTCAAAATAACCTCAATCTTCCCACAACAGGTAATGAGGTTCAGATTACTGGTAACAAATCTCTCACTCTGAAACAAGCGATCGACATCGCATTTGGTAACAATCGGGAAGTTCAAGCCGCTCGGCTGATAGTAAATCGCTCTCAAGTCGGAATTAGTGAAGCCCAAGCCGCTCAAGCAGTGCAAGTAGGATTGACAAGTACCCTCCAAAATCAAGGATCGCCATTAATTATTGGGACACAATCACAATTTGGCAGCAACACTAGTACAAATATCCAAGGTGGACTTCAAGCCACCTATAATATCCTAAGCGCAGGTCGAAATCAGAGTAGTGTTCGCGCCGCCGAAGAGCAAGTTAACTTCGACAGGCTCGATCTAATTCGGGTCGAACAATTGGTACGCAGTCAGGTCATCACTGCATACTACGACCTCCAAGCCGCCGATTCATCAGTTATCATCAATCAAGCCGCTGTCATAGATGCGACGCGCAGCTTGAGCGATGCTCAACTCCAAGAAAAAGCTGGCATCGGTACGAAATTTGATATCCTCCGCGCCCAAGTCCAACTGGCTACTGCCGACCGAGATCTCACCAATGCTCAAGGACAACAGCAAACCGCCCGTAAAAAGATTGCCCAGCTACTAAGTGTCGATAACAATACTGAATTTAAAGCCGCCGATACCGTGCGTGAGGTAGGGGCTTGGGGCTATTCTTTGGAAGATAGTGTGGTCTTAGCATACAAAAATCGCCCCGAAGTCAAGCAACAACTAGTCCGTCGCACGATCGGCCAACAACAACAAATTGTCGCTGCTGCGGCTGACTCCGCTCAAGTCGATCTTTTTGCCAACTACACTTTGGCCAAAAGCCTGACAACTTCTAATTCTGCCCAAGATAACTATAGTATCGGCGCACAGTTGAGGTGGAACTTCTTTGATGGTGGTTTTGCCAGAGCTGGCTCAAATAGAGAACGAGTCAATCAAGAGATTTTTGAAAACCAGTTTACGACTACGCGAAATCAAGTTCGATTTGAAGTCGAACAAGCTTACAACAGTCTCGGCTCCAATCAAAAAAATATCGCGACTTCTACCCAGCCTCTCAAACAAGCGGAGGAAAGTCTCAAACTAGCTCGTCTGCGCTTTCAGGCGGGAGTAGGTACGCAAACTGATGTCATTCAAGCCCAAACCGAACTCGCGCGCGCTCGTGGGAACCGCATCACGGCGATTATCGATTACAATCGCGCCCTATCTAGTCTCCGTGTCGCAACACTTACAGGTGAATAA